In Felis catus isolate Fca126 chromosome C2, F.catus_Fca126_mat1.0, whole genome shotgun sequence, a single window of DNA contains:
- the PTTG1IP gene encoding pituitary tumor-transforming gene 1 protein-interacting protein isoform X2 → MSQRAWASWVRATHPLPLPFPEACSQNTNRTCEECLKNVSCLWCNTNKACLDYPVTRILPPSSLCTLSSARWGVCWVNFEALIITLSVVGGAVLLALAACCCACCCRRKRSRKPDKEEEKAAREREERRVRQEERRAEMKSRHDEIRKKYGLFKEENPYARFENN, encoded by the exons ATGAGCCAGCGGGCCTGGGCCAGTTGGGTGCGTGCTACGCACCCACTTCCGCTCCCCTTCCCCGAAG CTTGTTCTCAGAACACAAACAGGACCTGTGAGGAGTGCCTGAAAAACGTCTCT TGCCTTTGGTGCAACACCAATAAGGCGTGCTTGGACTACCCCGTGACCAGGATCCTGCCACCCAGCTCCCTTTGTACGCTGAGCTCTGCACGCTGGGGCGTTTGCTGGG TGAACTTCGAGGCGCTGATCATCACCCTGTCGGTGGTGGGGGGGGCCGTGCTGCTGGCCTTGGCCGCGTGCTGCTGCGCCTGCTGCTGCCGCAGGAAGAGGAGCCGGAAGCCGgataaggaagaggagaaggccGCGCGGGAGCGCGAGGAGCGCAGGGTCCGGCAGGAGGAGAG gAGAGCAGAAATGAAATCCAGACAtgatgaaatcagaaaaaaatatg GTCTGTTTAAAGAGGAAAACCCGTATGCCAGGTTCGAGAACAACTGA